The Sphingomonas sanxanigenens DSM 19645 = NX02 genome includes a region encoding these proteins:
- a CDS encoding LysR family transcriptional regulator produces the protein MATRIKIDNIGRNRFSISMKEQIAFERLTGLIAFARVGSLGSFTAAARSLSISPSAVSKSVQRLEQTLGVPLITRTTRSLALTPEGRDLHERALLLLRDAEEIEQMAITARSEPAGTLRIAASLPIGIHVLAPKLPAFRERHPQVMVELRLNDQFVDLVEAGIDIAVRIGDLADTRLLARRLAPHRFCCFASPSYLASRGRPSHPDELVGHDTVNLRYQSSGQVLRWPFRVGDREVEIVPSSGIVMDASEALMAALAAGGGVGISADFVAAPYVARGELVPVLSEFAVERHNITAVWPESRRTNPAVRAFLAHLQGTMPRSKNIHPS, from the coding sequence GTGGCGACGCGCATTAAGATTGATAATATTGGTAGAAATCGTTTTAGTATTTCCATGAAGGAACAAATAGCATTTGAGCGCCTCACGGGGTTGATCGCCTTCGCCCGTGTCGGGTCGCTGGGCAGCTTCACGGCCGCCGCCCGGTCGCTGTCGATTTCGCCATCGGCGGTCAGCAAGAGCGTCCAGCGTCTCGAGCAGACGCTTGGGGTGCCGCTTATCACGCGCACCACCCGTTCGTTGGCTCTGACGCCCGAGGGCCGGGATTTGCATGAACGGGCGCTCCTGCTTCTTCGCGACGCGGAGGAGATCGAGCAGATGGCGATCACGGCGCGCTCGGAGCCGGCTGGCACGCTGAGGATCGCCGCCTCGCTGCCGATCGGCATCCATGTGCTTGCTCCGAAGCTGCCCGCATTCCGGGAGCGCCACCCCCAGGTGATGGTCGAGCTTCGCCTGAACGACCAGTTCGTCGACCTCGTCGAGGCCGGGATCGATATCGCGGTACGGATCGGCGATCTCGCGGACACGCGGCTCCTGGCGCGCCGGCTCGCGCCGCATCGCTTTTGCTGCTTTGCATCGCCCTCCTATCTGGCATCCCGGGGCAGGCCGTCCCATCCGGACGAACTGGTTGGCCACGATACGGTGAACCTGCGCTACCAAAGCAGCGGCCAGGTGTTGCGCTGGCCTTTCCGCGTCGGGGATCGCGAGGTCGAGATCGTGCCGTCGTCGGGTATCGTCATGGACGCCAGCGAGGCGCTGATGGCGGCGCTGGCCGCCGGTGGTGGTGTCGGCATCAGCGCGGACTTCGTCGCGGCGCCTTACGTGGCGCGCGGCGAGCTGGTGCCGGTTCTGTCGGAATTCGCTGTCGAGCGGCACAATATCACGGCCGTCTGGCCGGAGAGCCGTCGCACCAATCCGGCGGTGCGCGCTTTCCTGGCCCATCTGCAGGGCACCATGCCACGATCAAAGAATATCCACCCCTCATGA
- a CDS encoding haloacid dehalogenase type II produces MILKGVRALVFDVFGTLVDWRGGVAREVAPFLRRYEVACDPAEFADAWRRRYSPSMEEVRSGRRPFTRLDVLHRENLELTLLDVGLDPETIPSSEIDALNMAWHKLDPWPDVVSGLRRLKSGFIIAPLSNGNISLMIDIARRSNLPWDAILGAEVARAYKPTPEAYLRTAEILGMRPDEVCLVAAHNSDLLAARNCGFRTACVPRITEHGPKQTSDLSAEQDWDFVAKDLEAFADVLDT; encoded by the coding sequence ATGATCCTGAAAGGCGTGCGAGCCCTCGTGTTCGATGTTTTTGGCACCCTTGTCGATTGGCGCGGCGGCGTTGCGCGTGAAGTGGCGCCATTCCTCCGCCGATACGAAGTAGCTTGCGATCCGGCAGAGTTCGCCGATGCCTGGCGCCGCCGTTATTCCCCGTCGATGGAGGAAGTGCGCAGTGGCCGCCGGCCTTTTACCCGGCTGGACGTTCTGCATCGGGAGAATCTGGAATTGACGTTGTTGGATGTCGGGCTCGATCCAGAGACGATCCCGTCCTCGGAAATTGACGCGTTGAACATGGCCTGGCACAAGCTCGACCCCTGGCCCGACGTCGTTTCCGGTCTTCGGCGGCTGAAGTCCGGTTTCATCATAGCTCCGCTTTCAAACGGCAACATCAGCCTGATGATCGACATTGCCAGGCGGTCAAACCTGCCATGGGACGCCATCCTGGGTGCCGAAGTCGCTCGCGCCTATAAGCCGACCCCTGAAGCCTATCTGAGGACCGCGGAGATACTGGGAATGCGTCCTGACGAGGTCTGTCTGGTGGCCGCGCACAACAGCGATCTTCTCGCCGCGAGGAATTGCGGCTTCAGGACTGCTTGCGTGCCCCGCATTACCGAACACGGCCCCAAACAAACGAGCGATCTTTCTGCCGAGCAGGATTGGGACTTCGTTGCCAAGGATCTGGAAGCCTTTGCTGATGTTTTGGACACGTAA
- a CDS encoding NAD(P)-dependent oxidoreductase, whose product MTTRLAVIAPGAMGSAVARELVGRGAQVLTVIDSRSERSTLRARDAGMIAADLSDLPGCDLILSIVPPDAAIGLAQMLAPVLRQSPTKPAFIDFNAINPATMQDVSAALSGTGCDVLDGAIIGLPPQQGRDGPTFYISGDPDGRADVLASFGLKLRQIDGPVGAASALKMVYAGINKGLVALGTAMFLASERAGCAQALSQQMSESLPNLRGQLMHAIPDMYGKAYRWVPEMREITAFLGENDPASGIFDAASQIFASIAKDADRTLIAALDRVLSQTDSGDLAP is encoded by the coding sequence ATGACAACGCGTCTCGCCGTCATCGCGCCGGGAGCGATGGGAAGTGCTGTCGCACGCGAACTTGTCGGCAGAGGCGCGCAGGTTCTGACCGTCATCGACAGCCGCAGTGAGCGGAGCACGTTGCGCGCACGCGATGCAGGCATGATCGCCGCCGACCTGTCCGATCTGCCCGGCTGCGACCTCATCCTGTCGATCGTTCCGCCGGACGCGGCGATCGGTCTGGCGCAAATGCTGGCACCCGTGCTGCGCCAGAGCCCGACGAAACCGGCGTTCATCGATTTCAACGCGATCAATCCGGCTACCATGCAAGACGTGTCGGCGGCACTGTCCGGAACGGGCTGCGATGTGCTGGATGGAGCGATCATCGGCCTTCCTCCGCAACAGGGCCGGGACGGCCCGACATTCTACATCAGCGGCGACCCGGACGGTCGTGCCGATGTCCTCGCCAGCTTTGGCCTGAAGCTGCGCCAGATCGATGGTCCGGTGGGTGCAGCATCGGCATTGAAGATGGTCTACGCCGGGATCAACAAAGGACTTGTTGCTTTGGGGACCGCGATGTTTCTGGCTTCGGAGCGCGCCGGCTGCGCACAGGCCCTGTCGCAGCAAATGAGTGAAAGCCTCCCCAACCTCCGGGGCCAGTTGATGCATGCTATTCCGGACATGTATGGCAAAGCCTACCGATGGGTTCCGGAAATGCGCGAGATCACCGCTTTCCTGGGAGAAAACGATCCGGCCTCCGGCATTTTCGATGCAGCCTCCCAAATCTTCGCGAGCATAGCGAAGGACGCGGACAGGACGCTCATCGCTGCTCTCGACCGGGTATTGTCTCAGACTGACAGCGGAGATTTGGCGCCATGA
- a CDS encoding LysR family transcriptional regulator encodes MISAISNLDDKMNTLDLDAVKIFLMIVELRSFTKAAAAMDLAQSAVSTKLRKLETELGHQLVERTPRSVQLSAAGAMFLQPARDLITAHDLALSSFGSRQRRLSIGFSNHIFGPQIPAMLSRLHSQDPGLVLEMKVGTTREIMEAMDCGSIGAAFVLPLDETRRGGEVVGQQAFGWMAAPGWTWDRSTSLPIAVQPSPCAVRAMTIRALEDASIPWMEAFVGGGVATIAAAAAAGLAVAALGRQVAPADVIDMGAALHLPPLPAQDILLYSSLSDGASRKSLRLIGAMFGSVL; translated from the coding sequence ATGATATCTGCGATCTCGAATCTGGATGACAAAATGAACACGCTCGATCTCGATGCGGTGAAAATCTTCCTGATGATCGTCGAATTGCGCAGCTTCACCAAGGCAGCGGCGGCAATGGATCTGGCGCAGTCGGCGGTCAGCACAAAGCTCCGGAAACTGGAAACGGAACTCGGCCACCAACTGGTCGAGCGTACCCCGCGTTCCGTGCAGCTATCGGCAGCCGGTGCAATGTTTCTCCAGCCTGCCCGCGACCTGATCACTGCCCATGATCTGGCCCTGAGCTCCTTCGGCAGCCGACAAAGAAGGCTCTCCATTGGCTTCAGCAATCATATCTTCGGTCCGCAGATCCCGGCGATGCTTTCCCGCCTGCATTCTCAGGACCCCGGCCTCGTTCTGGAAATGAAAGTCGGTACGACCCGTGAAATCATGGAAGCAATGGATTGTGGTTCGATCGGTGCGGCCTTCGTGCTCCCGCTCGATGAAACGAGACGCGGGGGAGAGGTCGTCGGACAACAGGCGTTCGGCTGGATGGCAGCACCGGGATGGACATGGGACCGTTCGACGTCCTTACCCATCGCCGTTCAGCCTAGCCCCTGCGCCGTCCGGGCGATGACAATCCGTGCGCTTGAGGATGCATCTATTCCATGGATGGAAGCCTTCGTCGGCGGCGGGGTTGCGACGATTGCGGCTGCCGCCGCCGCGGGGCTGGCTGTTGCCGCCCTTGGGCGGCAGGTCGCACCAGCGGACGTGATCGACATGGGGGCGGCGCTGCACCTGCCACCATTGCCTGCTCAGGATATCCTTCTGTATTCCAGCTTGTCTGACGGAGCTTCGAGAAAGTCGCTGCGTCTGATCGGCGCTATGTTCGGCTCGGTCCTGTGA
- a CDS encoding DeoR/GlpR family DNA-binding transcription regulator yields the protein MLQRRKVGSRTRLQHTFPVRRFALVISKITRKQEAGAMERGTAAEGDVVVARREHILEIARSAGSVAVEDLAERLGVTPQTIRKDLNVLAGQSLLSRIHGGALVTSGVDNLAYDARRTVASNAKARIGAAAAALIPNGASLFVNIGTTTEAVAANFVHHRNLMVVSNNLNVVDTLSDHQAMELVCVGGKVRTGDRAVVGALAMRFIENFRVDYALIGISAIDIDGSLLDFAIDEVEVSQTIIRNARKVILVADSSKVGRSAPVRVCGMDVIDFFVTDRIDDPNLRSTCERHGVSLIETSITC from the coding sequence GTGCTTCAGCGCCGCAAGGTGGGGTCGCGGACCCGCTTACAGCACACTTTCCCGGTGCGTCGCTTCGCTTTAGTGATCAGCAAGATCACAAGGAAACAGGAAGCAGGAGCAATGGAGCGAGGAACCGCGGCTGAAGGCGATGTCGTCGTAGCACGTCGAGAGCATATCCTGGAGATAGCCCGCAGCGCTGGCAGCGTTGCCGTTGAAGATCTAGCCGAGCGGCTTGGCGTAACACCGCAAACGATCCGCAAGGACCTGAACGTGCTAGCCGGACAGTCGCTGCTTTCCCGCATTCATGGCGGAGCGCTGGTGACCTCCGGCGTTGACAACCTGGCCTATGACGCACGTCGGACTGTCGCATCGAATGCGAAGGCTCGTATTGGGGCAGCAGCTGCCGCGCTGATCCCCAATGGCGCTTCCCTGTTCGTGAATATCGGCACCACAACCGAGGCTGTGGCTGCAAATTTTGTGCATCATCGCAACCTCATGGTGGTCTCGAACAATCTCAACGTCGTTGACACCCTTTCAGATCATCAGGCGATGGAACTTGTCTGCGTAGGCGGCAAGGTGCGCACCGGCGATCGTGCCGTGGTGGGAGCGCTCGCAATGCGCTTCATCGAAAATTTTCGCGTCGACTATGCGCTCATCGGCATCTCGGCGATCGATATTGACGGAAGTCTGCTCGATTTCGCGATCGATGAAGTGGAAGTCTCGCAGACGATCATCCGTAACGCGCGCAAGGTGATCCTTGTAGCTGATTCCAGCAAGGTGGGGCGCTCGGCTCCAGTGCGCGTGTGTGGAATGGATGTGATCGATTTCTTCGTCACTGATCGGATCGACGATCCGAATCTCCGTTCCACATGCGAACGTCATGGCGTCAGTCTGATCGAGACCAGCATTACTTGCTGA
- the tnpA gene encoding IS66-like element accessory protein TnpA, giving the protein MSCDDAGTSRVTRFEVFTGAGRRRDWPPDVKASIVAESFSGQETVCSVARRHGMSPSQLFTWRRQLRKQMESQGAGVPAFVPAVVDVGSAEEPGAAIQRPKQRRRSKASAVELEIDGVAVKISHGADAGVIAAVIEALRATR; this is encoded by the coding sequence ATGTCATGTGATGATGCTGGCACTAGCCGGGTAACGCGCTTCGAAGTGTTCACCGGCGCGGGGCGCCGTCGGGATTGGCCGCCGGATGTGAAGGCATCGATCGTGGCCGAGAGCTTCTCCGGGCAGGAGACGGTCTGCTCGGTCGCGCGGCGCCATGGCATGAGCCCGTCGCAGCTGTTCACCTGGCGCCGGCAGCTCCGCAAGCAGATGGAGAGCCAGGGTGCGGGTGTGCCGGCATTCGTGCCCGCCGTGGTCGATGTTGGCTCGGCAGAGGAGCCTGGGGCAGCGATCCAGCGGCCGAAGCAGCGGCGGCGCTCGAAGGCGAGCGCCGTGGAACTGGAGATCGACGGCGTAGCGGTGAAGATCAGCCACGGTGCCGACGCCGGGGTGATTGCCGCGGTGATCGAAGCGCTCCGGGCCACCCGATGA
- the tnpB gene encoding IS66 family insertion sequence element accessory protein TnpB (TnpB, as the term is used for proteins encoded by IS66 family insertion elements, is considered an accessory protein, since TnpC, encoded by a neighboring gene, is a DDE family transposase.) yields MVATRPVDFRKGPDALAALVGVEYGGDPYSGVIYVFRAKRSDRIKLVWWDGTGLCLMAKRLESGGFKWPAIQDGVMRLTAAQLGALLEGLDWRRVHGGRRPIAPQIAG; encoded by the coding sequence ATGGTCGCCACGCGCCCGGTGGACTTCCGCAAAGGCCCAGATGCGCTGGCTGCGTTGGTAGGTGTCGAGTACGGCGGTGATCCCTATTCCGGCGTGATCTACGTGTTCCGGGCTAAGCGCAGCGATCGGATCAAGCTCGTCTGGTGGGACGGCACCGGGTTGTGCCTGATGGCCAAGAGGCTGGAGTCCGGCGGGTTCAAGTGGCCGGCAATCCAGGATGGCGTGATGCGGCTGACGGCGGCGCAGTTGGGCGCCTTGCTTGAGGGGCTGGACTGGCGCCGTGTGCACGGCGGACGCCGCCCGATTGCGCCGCAGATTGCTGGTTGA
- the tnpC gene encoding IS66 family transposase, which produces MPMEADLPNDVEALRALVLEQARELDALKVFQAEVERLKAIIEALQRHRFGRRSEQLDPDQFELALEEVETALAQAQHAVDKASRASADRPRKANRGSLPPHLERIEQVVDVEDKACPCCGGALHQIGEDVAERLDVVPTTFRVLVTRRPRYGCRSCEGAIVQAPAPARIVEGGIPTEALIAQVLVAKYADHLPLYRQAQIYARQGIQLDRSTLADWVGRAAWYLRPLRDQILERLRRSERLFADETTAPVLDPGRGRTKTGQLWAYARDDRPWGSEDPPMVAYVYAADRKGERAEAHLGDFAGILQVDGFGGYAALARRRQQVSLAFCWAHVRRKFYELAESSPVAAEVLRRIAMLYAIEDEVRGSSAKQRRAVRAERARVIVDDLHIYLAARLRQVSAKSKLADAIRYALTRWAGLTLFLDDGRVELDSNTVERSVRPLALNRKNALFAGSDEGGDNWAVIATVIENCKISGINPHAWLTETLTKLAHGHPANKVGELMPWTAVA; this is translated from the coding sequence ATGCCCATGGAAGCGGACCTTCCCAACGATGTCGAAGCGCTCCGTGCGCTCGTCCTCGAGCAGGCCCGCGAGCTCGATGCACTGAAGGTTTTCCAGGCCGAGGTTGAACGCCTGAAGGCGATCATTGAGGCCCTGCAGCGGCACCGGTTCGGCCGCCGGTCCGAGCAGCTCGATCCCGATCAGTTCGAGCTTGCTCTGGAGGAAGTCGAGACGGCCTTGGCCCAGGCCCAGCACGCCGTGGACAAGGCGAGCCGGGCATCTGCGGATCGCCCGCGCAAGGCCAACCGCGGTTCGCTGCCGCCCCATCTCGAGCGGATCGAGCAGGTCGTCGATGTCGAAGATAAGGCCTGCCCCTGCTGTGGCGGCGCGCTCCACCAGATCGGCGAGGACGTGGCTGAACGGCTCGACGTCGTGCCGACCACCTTCCGCGTGCTGGTCACGCGCCGCCCGCGCTATGGCTGCCGCTCGTGCGAGGGCGCGATTGTCCAGGCACCGGCGCCGGCGCGGATCGTCGAGGGTGGTATCCCCACCGAGGCGCTGATCGCACAGGTCCTGGTCGCCAAGTACGCCGATCACCTGCCGCTGTACCGCCAAGCCCAGATCTACGCCCGCCAAGGTATCCAGCTTGACCGGTCCACCCTGGCGGATTGGGTCGGCCGGGCAGCCTGGTACTTGCGCCCCTTGCGCGATCAGATCCTAGAGCGATTGCGACGATCCGAGCGGCTGTTCGCCGATGAGACCACGGCGCCAGTGCTCGATCCCGGGCGTGGTCGGACCAAGACCGGCCAGCTCTGGGCCTATGCCAGGGACGATCGACCATGGGGCAGCGAAGATCCGCCTATGGTTGCCTATGTCTACGCCGCTGACCGCAAGGGTGAGCGGGCCGAGGCCCATCTCGGTGACTTCGCCGGCATCCTGCAGGTCGACGGCTTTGGCGGCTATGCCGCCCTGGCCAGGCGCCGGCAGCAAGTGAGCCTCGCCTTCTGCTGGGCGCACGTGCGGCGCAAGTTCTACGAACTGGCCGAGAGTTCGCCGGTCGCGGCCGAGGTGCTACGCCGGATCGCCATGCTCTACGCGATCGAGGACGAGGTTCGCGGCTCCTCGGCGAAGCAGCGCCGCGCCGTGCGCGCCGAACGGGCCCGCGTCATCGTCGATGACCTGCACATTTACCTCGCGGCACGGCTCCGTCAGGTCAGCGCCAAGAGCAAGCTCGCCGATGCGATCCGTTACGCGCTGACCCGCTGGGCCGGGCTGACGCTGTTCCTCGACGATGGCCGCGTCGAGCTGGATTCCAACACAGTCGAGCGGTCGGTCCGGCCGCTGGCCCTCAATCGCAAGAATGCGCTGTTCGCCGGCTCTGACGAGGGTGGCGACAACTGGGCAGTGATCGCCACGGTGATCGAGAACTGCAAGATATCAGGCATCAACCCGCATGCCTGGCTGACCGAGACGCTGACCAAGTTGGCTCATGGGCATCCCGCGAACAAAGTCGGCGAACTCATGCCGTGGACCGCCGTGGCCTGA
- a CDS encoding glycerol-3-phosphate dehydrogenase, with protein MTACPPPSPATGMHVETYDLLIVGGGVNGAGIARDAAGRGLSVLLVEQDDLASYTSSSSTKLIHGGLRYLEYYEFRLVREALIERERLLAMAPHIMWPLRFVLPQSLSPRPAWMVRLGLFLYDNLGGRKNLPGTETINLDRSPGGIGLKPQKGKKRGKAFVYSDGWVEDSRLVVLNAMDAAARGARIETRTQLTQAQNENGEWIATLETKAGTVRQVRARMLVNAAGPWVDKVLGRIGRSNNNRGVRLVKGSHMILPRLYDGDHAFMLQNPDRRIVFAIPYEGEFTLIGTTDEPWTDEPGKAEISQGEVDYLCATVNRYFEKEITPSDIVWSYAGIRPLYDDHAANASAVTRDYVLDFEKPEKTRAPLLSIFGGKITTYRKLAEHAMEHIAEVFPTAGKAWTAGEPLPGGNLPGQDFDRFVADLSSRWPAMPSKLLRRLARAYGTEAIQILGAASVPADLGEDFGAGLHAAEIEYLFAAEWARTAEDILYRRSKLGLHVPPGTETEIDAYLSTL; from the coding sequence ATGACCGCATGCCCGCCCCCCTCTCCTGCTACCGGTATGCACGTCGAAACCTATGATTTGTTGATCGTGGGGGGAGGCGTGAATGGCGCCGGGATAGCACGCGACGCCGCCGGCCGCGGACTTTCGGTCCTGCTGGTAGAGCAGGACGATCTGGCCAGTTATACCTCCTCATCATCGACAAAACTAATCCACGGCGGGCTGCGTTATCTGGAATATTACGAATTCCGCCTAGTCCGAGAGGCTTTGATCGAACGCGAGCGGTTACTGGCTATGGCGCCGCACATCATGTGGCCGCTGCGGTTCGTCCTCCCGCAATCACTTTCCCCCCGCCCCGCCTGGATGGTCCGACTTGGCCTGTTCCTTTACGATAATCTGGGTGGCCGGAAGAACTTGCCCGGAACCGAAACGATAAACCTCGACCGGAGCCCGGGCGGGATCGGGCTCAAGCCCCAGAAGGGCAAGAAACGGGGCAAGGCTTTCGTCTATTCAGACGGGTGGGTGGAAGACAGCCGGCTCGTCGTACTTAACGCAATGGATGCGGCTGCCCGCGGCGCCCGGATCGAAACACGCACACAGCTAACGCAAGCACAAAACGAAAATGGCGAGTGGATTGCAACGCTCGAAACGAAAGCCGGTACAGTCCGTCAGGTGCGCGCAAGGATGCTGGTCAATGCCGCCGGTCCATGGGTCGATAAGGTTCTTGGCCGTATCGGGCGCAGCAACAACAATCGCGGCGTGCGGCTCGTCAAGGGCAGTCATATGATATTGCCGCGCCTCTACGATGGCGACCATGCGTTCATGCTGCAGAATCCGGACCGTCGCATCGTCTTCGCGATTCCTTATGAAGGCGAATTCACACTGATTGGCACCACCGATGAGCCCTGGACGGACGAACCCGGCAAGGCTGAAATCAGCCAGGGCGAAGTCGACTATCTGTGCGCGACGGTGAATCGCTATTTCGAAAAGGAGATTACACCGTCCGATATCGTGTGGAGCTATGCCGGCATCCGCCCGCTTTATGACGATCATGCTGCCAACGCCTCTGCGGTAACGCGTGACTATGTGCTCGATTTCGAGAAACCCGAGAAAACACGGGCGCCACTACTCAGTATCTTCGGCGGAAAGATCACCACTTATCGCAAATTGGCTGAGCATGCGATGGAGCATATAGCTGAAGTGTTCCCAACTGCCGGGAAGGCCTGGACAGCAGGTGAACCGCTGCCCGGTGGAAATCTGCCGGGGCAGGACTTTGATCGGTTTGTGGCTGACCTGTCATCGCGGTGGCCAGCCATGCCCTCAAAGTTGCTTCGCCGCCTCGCTCGGGCATATGGCACAGAAGCGATCCAGATTCTTGGCGCCGCAAGCGTTCCGGCTGACCTGGGCGAGGACTTCGGGGCCGGGCTCCACGCCGCCGAGATAGAATATCTGTTCGCGGCCGAATGGGCGCGTACAGCAGAGGATATTCTTTACCGACGCTCGAAGCTGGGCTTGCATGTGCCGCCTGGGACCGAGACTGAAATCGATGCCTATCTCAGCACACTGTAA
- a CDS encoding MIP/aquaporin family protein, which yields MGQFQMKIVPTWGDLKVEYRRALIGELISEALAVAIIILIGDGAAAMITLYDPSPYAQAYWGVCIAWGLGVTIAIYVTGAVSGTHANPAVTLALAFFRGFPKRKILPYWIAQVIGGFIGASLVLQLYHPVIDAYNAAHGLTRATGGAAGVFFTHPGEHITPIHAFWDEVILTGLLLLGIFAITDEFNDVAPRANSSALMIGLLVATIGASAGYLEAWALNPARDFGPRLLAWLAGYDQAAFPSPENYWWVPIAAPLLGGTLGAGLYQIAVKPYLPSRSKSGAPGDTDMPVK from the coding sequence ATGGGGCAGTTTCAGATGAAAATTGTTCCAACGTGGGGAGACTTGAAGGTGGAATATCGCCGCGCCCTGATCGGCGAACTCATCTCCGAGGCCTTGGCGGTCGCGATCATAATCCTGATCGGTGATGGTGCGGCAGCCATGATCACCCTTTATGACCCGAGTCCCTACGCTCAGGCCTATTGGGGCGTTTGCATCGCCTGGGGGCTGGGCGTGACAATCGCGATCTATGTCACGGGTGCCGTTTCCGGAACACACGCCAATCCAGCGGTCACGCTGGCGCTCGCTTTTTTCCGTGGTTTCCCCAAACGCAAGATTTTGCCTTATTGGATAGCGCAGGTGATAGGTGGGTTCATCGGTGCCAGCCTGGTGCTGCAACTCTATCATCCGGTGATTGACGCTTATAATGCAGCCCATGGCTTGACGCGTGCGACAGGTGGCGCCGCTGGGGTATTCTTCACTCATCCCGGGGAACATATCACCCCGATCCACGCATTCTGGGATGAAGTGATCCTGACCGGCCTCCTGTTGCTGGGAATCTTCGCCATCACGGACGAGTTCAACGATGTTGCGCCACGGGCGAATTCGAGCGCTCTCATGATCGGTCTGCTGGTCGCGACCATTGGCGCGTCCGCAGGATATCTGGAAGCCTGGGCACTCAATCCCGCTCGCGATTTTGGGCCACGGCTTCTGGCTTGGCTCGCCGGATACGATCAGGCCGCTTTTCCAAGTCCCGAGAATTACTGGTGGGTCCCGATTGCCGCGCCGTTACTTGGTGGAACGCTCGGCGCTGGTCTCTATCAAATTGCCGTCAAGCCATATTTACCTTCGCGAAGCAAGTCAGGTGCGCCGGGCGATACGGACATGCCTGTCAAGTAA